TTAGTTTTAAGTTTAATTTTAAATTTAATTTTTTTAGTTTATTTAACGATGATAACTGAAAAGTTTTATCAACTGTTCTTTAAAAAATTGGAAACAAGCTGAAAACAAGAGATTTTCGAGAGAAAGTCTGAGTAGGCAAGACAGGAAAGTGAGAGGAGGGAACTGAGAAGGAAACTCTAAAAACAAAACCTGTTTTGCATAAAATCTTGATTGAACAAAAGCAATCAAGTGTTTAGTTGAATGAAAATACGCATCAAATTGACCGTACTTTGAAGTGAAAACTTAAAGTGATTGAAAACATTTGAGGTTGTATAGTTAAGTGACTAAGCGTACAAGGTGGATGCCTTGGCAATCAGAGGCGAAGAAGGACGTGCTAATCTGCGAAAAGCTTGGATGAGTCGATAAGAGGCGTTTAATCCAAGATATCCGAATGGGGAAACCCAGTAGATGAAGAATCTACTATCAACAAGTGAATACATAGTTTGTTGAGGCAAACCGGGAGAACTGAAACATCTAAGTACCCCGAGGAAAAGAAATCAACCGAGATTTCGTCAGTAGCGGCGAGCGAAAGCGAAAGAGCCAGTAAGTGATAACAGTATGGTTAGGAGAATGTGTTGGGAAGCACAATCAAAGAGGGTGATAATCCCGTATCTAAAAACCATATTGTGGTACTAAGCTAACGAGAAGTAGGGCGGGACACGTGATATCCTGTTTGAAGAAGGGGGGACCATCCTCCAAGGCTAAATACTCCTGATTGACCGATAGTGAACCAGTACTGTGAAGGAAAGGCGAAAAGAACCCCGGTGAGGGGAGTGAAATAGAACCTGAAACCTTGTACGTACAAGCAGTGGGAGCCCGAAAGGGTGACTGCGTACCTTTTGTATAATGGGTCAGCGACTTATATTTTGTAGCGAGGTTAACCGAATAGGGGAGCCGAAGGGAAACCGAGTCTTAACTGGGCGAATAGTTGCAAGGTATAGACCCGAAACCCGGTGATCTAGCCATGGGCAGGTTGAAGGTTGGGTAACACTAACTGGAGGACCGAACCGACTAATGTTGAAAAATTAGCGGATGACTTGTGGCTGGGGGTGAAAGGCCAATCAAACCGGGAGATAGCTGGTTCTCCCCGAAATCTATTTAGGTAGAGCCTTGAGGTGACACCTTTGGGGGTAGAGCACTGTTTCGGCTAGGGGTCCATCCCGGATTACCAACCCGATGCAAACTACGAATACCAAAGAGTGATACTCAGGAGACACACGGCGGGTGCTAACGTCCGTCGTGGAGAGGGAAACAACCCAGACCGCCAGCTAAGGTCCCCAAGTCTATATTAAGTGGGAAACGAAGTGGGAAGGCTTAGACAGCTAGGATGTTGGCTTAGAAGCAGCCATCATTTAAAGAAAGCGTAATAGCTCACTAGTCGAGTCGGCCTGCGCGGAAGATGTAACGGGGCTGAAATATAGCACCGAAGCTGCGGCATCAGGCGAAAGTCTGTTGGGTAGGGGAGCGTTCTGTAAGCGGATGAAGGTTAATCGAGAGGTTAGCTGGACGTATCAGAAGTGCGAATGCTGACATAAGTAACGATAAAACGGGTGAAAAACCCGTTCGCCGGAAGACCAAGGGTTCCTGTCCAACGTTAATCGGGGCAGGGTGAGTCGGCCCCTAAGGCGAGGCTGAAAAGCGTAGTCGATGGGAAACAGGTTAATATTCCTGTACTTGGTAAAGCTGCGATGTGGGGACGGAGTAGGTTAGGTTATCGCACTGTTGGATATGTGCGTTTAAGTTGGTAGGTGGGAAGTTTAGGCAAATCCGGGCTTCTATTAAACACTGAGAGATGATGACGAGGCTCTACGGAGCTGAAGTAACTGATACCACACTTCCAGGAAAAGCCACTAAGCGACAGGCTTTACTAAACCGTACTGAAAACCGACACAGGTGGTCAGGTAGAGAATACTCAGGCGCTTGAGAGAACTCGGGTGAAGGAACTAGGCAAAATAGCACCGTAACTTCGGGAGAAGGTGCGCCGGCGTAGATTGTAGAGATTTACTCTCGAAGGTTGAACCGGTCGAAGTGACCCGCTGGCTGCAACTGTTTATTAAAAACACAGCACTCTGCAAACACGAAAGTGGAGGTATAGGGTGTGATGCCTGCCCGGTGCTGGAAGGTTAATTGATGGTGTAATCGCAAGAGAAGCACCTGATCGAAGCCCCAGTAAACGGCGGCCGTAACTATAACGGTCCTAAGGTAGCGAAATTCCTTGTCGGGTAAGTTCCGACCTGCACGAATGGCATAATGATGGCCAGGCTGTCTCCACCCGAGACTCAGTGAAATTGAAATCGCCGTGAAGATGCGGTGTACCCGCGGCTAGACGGAAAGACCCCGTGAACCTTTACTATAGCTTGACACTGAACATTGAATTTTGATGTGTAGGATAGGTGGGAGACTAAGAAGTAGTCACGCCAGTGATTATGGAGTCATCCTTGAAATACCACCCTTTAACGTTTGATGTTCTAACGAAGATTGCGGAACGCGGTCTCGGACAGTGTCTGGTGGGTAGTTTGACTGGGGCGGTCTCCTCCCAAAGCGTAACGGAGGAGCACGAAGGTTTGCTAATCACGGTCGGACATCGTGAGGTTAGTGCAATGGTATAAGCAAGCTTAACTGCGAGACAGACAAGTCGAGCAGGTACGAAAGTAGGTCATAGTGATCCGGTGGTTCTGAATGGAAGGGCCATCGCTCAACGGATAAAAGGTACTCCGGGGATAACAGGCTGATACCGCCCAAGAGTTCATATCGACGGCGGTGTTTGGCACCTCGATGTCGGCTCATCACATCCTGGGGCTGAAGTGGGTCCCAAGGGTATGGCTGTTCGCCATTTAAAGTGGTACGCGAGCTGGGTTTAGAACGTCGTGAGACAGTTCGGTCCCTATCTGCCGTGGGCGTAGGAGAATTGGTTGGGGCTGCTCCTAGTACGAGAGGACCGGAGTGGACGCACCACTGGTGTTCCGGTTGTGTCGCCAGACGCATTGCCGGGTAGCTAAGTGCGGAAGAGATAAGTGCTGAAAGCATCTAAGCACGAAACTTGCCAAGAGATGAGTTCTCCCTGTCTTTAAGACAGTAAGGGTTGTTTAAGACGAAGACGTAGATAGGTCTGGTGTGTAAGTGATGTGAGTCATTGAGCTAACAGATACTAATTGCCCGAGAGGCTTAACTATACAACGCTCAAGTGTTTTTGAGAAAAGAGCGAAAGAGAAGAGTAGACAAACAACTTAAATATAGAAGACTTAATAGAAAGGAAAAATAGAAAGAAAATCGAGTTCAGCTTGTTGCCGATAAGAAGAAGAGAGACGAAAAGCGAAAAAAGTGAAGTCGTAAAAGAGAAGAAACAAAGAGAGAAGTTATTAAAGAATTATCCCGGCGGCGATAGTGCGGTGGAACCACCTGAGACCATACCGAACTCAGAAGTGAAACGCTGTAATGCCGATGGTAGTGTGGGGTTTCCCCATGTGAGAGTAGGGCACCGCCGGGTTATCAAATAAAAATCTAAATCACATAAAAAAAGAAGAACCCCAGTCGAAAGGCTGGGGTTTTTACCTCTTTAATTTAGTATATCCATCTTCATAAAGGGGAAAGTAAAAATAATAATCTTTATTCAGAGACTAAGTTTTTAGTTTCTGTATTGCACACAATATAGTTTTAATAAATGTATCTATTTATTATTTTGATTTTTCATATTTTTTAAATAGACTTTATATATTCATTTCTAATCTCCTTCATTATGCTTAAAAATTTAGACAAAATAACTTCAAGTATTATCGCTGATCCTCAAAATAAGGATTTTACAGCTCGTGGTATTTTCCCTTTATTTTCAGCGCCTAAAACAGCTCGAATTAATATTGTAGGTCAAGCTCCGGGGTTAAAAGCTGAGCAATCTCGTTTGTATTGGAATGATAAAAGTGGTGATCGTCTACGTGATTGGCTAGGTGTGGATTACGATTATTTTTATAATTCTGGAATGTTTGCGGTTCTTCCTATGGATTTCTATTATCCTGGAAAAGGTCAATCTGGTGATTTACCACCTCGTCAAGGTTTCGCAGAAAAATGGCATCCAATGATTTTAGAGCATCTACCTAATATTCAGCTCACTATTCTTATTGGGCAATATGCACAGAAATATTATTTACCTGAAAATAAAGATAATGTAACTGACACTGTTAAAAATTATCGTCAATTCTTACCGCACTTTATGCCTCTTGTGCATCCTTCCCCTCGCAATCAGCTTTGGATCATAAAGAATCCTTGGTTTGAAGAGCAAGTTATTCCTGAATTACAAATTTTAGTTAAACAGATAATTAATAAAGATTAAGTTTTTCATTTCTTACGCACACATAGTAATAACAATCTCTTTTACTTTATGGATATAATAAAGCCTATATGCACAGGTTTTTTTATAACGATAATAATGTCTTAGGAGATTTGATGAAAAATTTCAAATATTTTGCTCAGAGTTATGTGGATTGGGTTATTCGTCTTGGGCGTCTTCGTTTTTCTCTTTTAGGCGTGATGATTCTCGCGGTTTTAGCCCTTTGTACTCAGATTTTATTTAGTCTATTTATTGTTCATCAGATATCTTGGGTAGATATTTTTCGTTCGGTAACTTTTGGCTTACTCACTGCACCTTTTGTTATTTATTTTTTCACTTTATTAGTAGAAAAACTTGAACATTCTCGTCTTGATCTTTCTAGCTCGGTTAATCGATTGGAAAATGAGATCGCCGAGCGAATTGCTGCTCAGAAAAAATTATCCCAAGCATTGGAAAAGTTAGAAAAAAATAGCCGTGATAAAAGTACCTTACTTGCCACAATAAGCCATGAATTTCGCACGCCATTGAATGGGATTGTCGGGCTTAGCCAGATTTTACTTGATGATGAATTGGATGATCTCCAGCGTAATTATTTAAAAACTATCAACATAAGTGCGGTCAGTTTAGGCTATATTTTTAGCGATATTATTGATTTGGAAAAAATTGATGCCAGTCGAATTGAATTAAATCGTCAGCCAACAGATTTCCCCGCCTTATTAAACGATATTTATAATTTTGCCAGTTTCCTTGCCAAACAAAAAAATCTTATTTTTTCTTTAGAGCTTGAACAAAATCTACCCAATTGGCTGAATCTTGATCGTGTTCGCTTGAGCCAAATTTTGTGGAACTTAATTAGTAATGCGGTGAAGTTTACGGATCAGGGAAATATTATTCTTAAAATTATGAGAAATCAGGATTGTTACCATTTTATTGTGAAAGATACAGGAATGGGGATTTCACCTGAAGAACAAAAACATATTTTTGAAATGTATTATCAAGTGAAAGAAAGTCGCCAGCAAAGTGCGGGTAGCGGTATTGGATTGGCTATTTCTAAAAATCTCGCTCAGTTAATGGAAGGGGATTTAACGGTTGAAAGTGAACGAGGAAAAGGAGCGACTTTCCATCTTACTCTCCACGCTCAGGAAATTTCTGAAAAAGAATCTGTTAAGAAAAATATTCCATCCTTGAACATTCTTTTAGTGGAAGATGTTGATCTCAATATTATGGTTGCGAAAACTATTTTAGAAAAACTTGGGCATCATGTTGATGTTGCGACAAATGGTAAGCAGGCGATCACTTTATTTGAGAAAAATGTTTACGACATTTTATTGCTAGATATTAAATTACCAGATATGAGTGGTTTTGAAATCGCCCAATATTTGCGAGAGAATTATGAGAACGGTATTTATGATTTTTTACCGCCAATGATTGCTTTTACTGCCAATGTTATGCAAAGCGAGCAAGAATATTTAGAAATGGGCATGGATGGCGTATTACGCAAACCCATTTCAATTAAGGATTTATACCATTGTCTGCAGCAATTTTTTGCGGATGAAAGGGAACCTATAATCGAAGTAAATGATACTAGTGTATTTTCAGAAAAGTTTGATTTGGCATTAATTGAAACCCTTGGAAAACCCCAAATTTTAGAAAGTTTATCTTTATTCAAACAAACGATGCCAAATTATCTCATTCAATTATCAAAAGATAACATGAAAGAAACAGAAGAGACGGCCCATAAAATTAAGGGGGCTGCTGCATCGGTGGGCTTAAATCATTTACGTCAATTAGCGGATACTTTAGAAAGTGCGGCTAAAAATTCTGATATTTTTAATTGTGCTGAATTGATTGATGAAATTGGGAATCTTTGGTTGGAAGATGTGGAGGATTTGCTTAAATTTTGTGAATGTTAATATCATAAAGTAGCTGTATAAAGATTATTTAAATGTGATTTAAAGATAATAAAGAGGCTTAAAATGGGAAAAATCAATTTTTATTTTAATTAGTAAAACTTCTCAAATTTCGCTGTTATTTACCTTTTATTAAAGGGAATTGATTTTGCTTTTTAATATTAAAGCGAGTAGAATTAAGCTCTCAATTTTATTTACTTTTATGTGGAAATTTATATGTCAGTATTTAATACATTTGTTGAATTTGTCGCGAGAATTGTTGCACCAATGCAGCGTCAATTTATTAATTTTATCCGTATTGCTATTTTTATTGTAATGGCATGGATCGGTGGTTTGAAAGTTTGTCAATATGAGGCAGATGGAATTGCTCACTTTGTATCAAATAGCCCGTTTTTTAGCTATATGTATGAAAAAGGGCCAAATTTAGTGCCGAATGATAAAGGGGAGTTAGTGATGGAATATACACTACACAAAAATCCTGAAGGAAAGATGGTTGCAAAAAACATCGAATGGCATAAAGAAAATGGCACCTATACGGCTTCTTACATTATTGGAGCAATTATTGTTACTGTTGGTATTCTTACTTTAGCTGGTATTTGGAATGCAACAGCAGGTTTAGCAGGAGGCCTACTAACATTTGGTATGTCAATAGTCACGCTGTCATTTTTGATCACAACGCCCGAGGCTTGGGTGCCTAATCTAGGTGGAGATTTACCAACGCCAGCTTATGGTTTCCCTTATTTATCTGGAGTTGGTCGTTTAGTGATTAAAGATATTATTATGATGGCAGGTGGCTTAACAGCTGCAGCGGAGTGTGCAAATCGAATTTTAGCACGTAAAAAATAAGTTTATCGATATAAAAACAGCTCCAAATATAAATTGGAGCTGTTTTTATTATCATGACTAGTCAAATATTGATCATTATGTTTTGTATTATTAATTCATAATTCCTTTATGCCTTAATAAGGAGTTTAATTGTTGATATATTAAATTTAAACTTTCCCCCCAACCCCTTTAAATTTCTCTACAAATGCAGCAATTTTTTGGAAAATCGTCTGTTTTTTAGTGAGATATTGTGGATTAAGTGGACTCATTTTTGGCAATACTTCATTAAGTGCCGTGCCGTTTTCACTGGCATATTCGCGTTTTAATGAAGTGCTGATATAGCGTTTTGCTGCATCGACATTCAAATTTTCTTCTTGAATTAGGGCTTCTGCTTCTTTTTGTTGCTCGTTCTGGGCAAAAAGGAAAAAGGCATCAATCAAGCTTGCTTTATCGGGAATATCATCTAAATTTGTTTGGTTGATAAAATCGACAATCAAACTCTCTTTAGCACGGTTACCTAAACTTGAGCGAACTGTGCGGCGGATTTCATCAATTAACACCTCTTTGTCTTGGTTTTTCTTATGATGCTCGAAAATTAACGCAAGAATATAATCCAAATTGATTTCTTGAGATTTTAATAAATCTACTTCAAATACGACATCATCCCAATTTATCGGCGAATTATCTTTATCATTCCCCTCTTTTCTTTGGCGTAGCCAATCGCGAATATCATTATAAGTTGAACGATAATCTTGCTCCGCTCTTACTGGTAAAGTGGGTACTTTCAGCATTTCTGCAATTTGTTCATCATTCACATAATGTACTTGCTTGAATTTCTCCATTGCAATCGGATCATTTAAATCGACCGCTTGTAAGGCTTGCAATGCTGCAAATTCATCGTAATTCTGCAAAATATTTTCGACTCGTAGATATTCACCAAATAATTTTACAAAGGCTTTTTTGTCTTCTTCCGTTTCTATGACGCTAGGATCAGGAAAGCTTTCTTTTAATTCTTCCACTATTTCTGCATAGCCACGCTGATTGTCATCACCGTTAAAATAGCTGTCATAGCTTTTCTCTAGTACGACATTCTTCGTGTTTTTATCGCCAAATAGTGTGATTGCATCAATGGTATTTTGTTCCAAATCGCGGAAAGTAACGATATTCCCAAAGGTTTTAGTGGTGTCATAAATGCGGTTGGTGCGAGAAAAAGCCTGCATTAATCCGTGATAACGCAAGTTTTTGTCCACGAAAAGAGTATTCAACGTAGGGGCATCAAAGCCTGTTAAGAACATTCCGACCACAATCAGTAAATCCACTTCCTGATTTTTCACACGTTTAGCAAGATCGCGATAGTAATTTTGGAATGATTGACTATCTACGCCATAACTCGTGCCAAAGTAGTGATTGTAATCATCAATGGCTTTTGTTAAAAATTCTTTTGCTGTACTGTTTAGAGCAGTGGGTTCAAAGGTCTCATCTGGAATATCGCCAATCGCATCTTGTTCTTCATTTGCCGCAAAAGAGAAAATGGTGGCAATTCTTAACGGTTTTTCTTGTTCAGTCTGTAGATTTTGTAAAGTTTCGTAATAACGTTTTGCCGCTTCCACACTGCTTACCGCAAACATTGCATTAAAGCCTTTACCTGTAGCGTTCAAGCGGTGGGTTTTCTGTTTAAAATTGTTAAGCAAATATTGCGAGATTTCTTTCATACGCTCAGGGTGTAAAAAGGCTTGTTTCTGCTCAAGTGCGGTCAATTTTTCAGGATCTTTTTCTGTTTCTAAGGCTTTAAATTGTGGGCGGACATCGTTGTAATCAACCTTGAATTTCAGTACTTTGTCATCACGAATAGCATCGGTAATCACATAAGAATGCAATTCCGTACCGAATACACTGGCTGTGGTTTCCGCACCTAAGGCATTTTCAGAAAAAATTGGCGTGCCAGTAAAACCAAATTGATAGAATTTTTTGAATTTACGTTTTAGATTTTTTTGTGCTTCGCCAAATTGGGAGCGATGGGCTTCATCGAAAATAAATACGACTTGTTTTTGATAAATCGGCAAATTCTCTTCCGATTTCATCAAATTATTCAACTTTTGAATGGTGGTTACGATAATTTTATTATCGTTTTTTTCAATATTGCGTTTCAGCCCTGCGGTATTTTCCGAGCCATTCACGCTATCAGGCGAAAAACGCTGATATTCCTTCATTGTTTGATAATCTAAATCTTTACGATCGACCACAAAAAAGACTTTATCAATAAAATCAAGTTCAGTCGCAAGGCGAGAGGCTTTAAAACTGGTGAGTGTTTTGCCTGAACCTGTGGTATGCCAAATATAGCCACCACTTTCACGATTACTCCAATTTTTTGCTAAGTAAGAACTTTGAATTTTCCACAAAATACGTTCTGTTGCGGCAATTTGATACGGACGCATAATTAATAGGGTATCGGATACATCAAACACGCAGTAATTTACCAACACATTGAGCAAAGTATTCTTTTGCAAGAAAGTCGCGGTAAAATCCTTTAAATCTTTAATTAGGGTATTTTTTGCCGTTGCCCAATTCATCGTGAAGTCATAGCTGTTCTTATCGCGTTTGGTGGTATTGGCAAAATAGCGGGTATCCGTGCCATTAGAAATGACAAAAATCTGAATATATTTAAAGAGGGAATTTTCTTTATTGAAACTTTCTTTACTGTAACGATGAATTTGATTAAAAGCTTCACGAATCGCCACGCCACGTTTTTTCAGTTCAATATGTACAAGCGGTAAACCATTCACCAAAATTGTCACATCATAACGATTGTCATAGCTACCGGTTTGCTCAAATTGATTGATGACTTGCAGAGAATTATTGGCAAGATTTTTCTTATCAAGCAAATAGATGTTCTGAATGCGTCCGTTATCGAACACAAAATCATAAATATAATCATCGTGAATTTTGCGGGTTTTCTCAATCAGACTATCGCTCGGTTTATCCAAATATTCTTCTAAAAAACGATGCCATTCCGCATCAGAGAAAACCACATTATTTAATCGCTGTAATTGAATACGCAAATTTTTAATCAGTTCATCGTGATTATTAAGCTCTTGTAAATACTCATATCCTTGTGCCAGTAAATCACGAATAAACTCACGCTCAAGGATCCCTTCCGTTTGGTAACCAGCATTAGGCTCTTCCACAAATTTATTATATTGATCTAAAACGATAAAATTATTGGATTCGGCGATGGTTTTGTATTGGGTCATGAGTTTTCCTTAGTATATTTTTCAGTTATTCAGTATTACTGAATAACTTGAGTTATTATAAGTCATTGAATAATAATATTATTTTTGTTGAATATATTTTCCAGTTTTTGTAGGGTGGGCTTTAGCCCACCATTTGCTATGATTAATTGGTGGGCTGAAGCCCACCCTACAATATTGTTATATATCACCTTTAATTTTCAAATCTGGATTGCCTCCCCAGTCTTCAGGATAAATCTCTGCTTTCACATCACGATGGAAGGAAGAATACGGCCAATCTTTTACTACCTCAACATAGCCGTGTTTCACAGGATTGTAATAAATATAATCCAAATGGTTTGCCAAATCTTTATCATCACGAATTAAATGTTCCCAAAATCGACGTTGCCAAATACCGGATTCTCGATATTTTTGTCTATTTTTATTAAATTGTCGGCATTCTTTTGGAAGTTGTCGTGTAAATTGTGTTTTTAAATATGCAATACGTATTGCGTAATTATCATCATTTTCAGGCAATTGCATCAGTAAATGAATATGATCGGGTAAAATACAAATTGCTACTGTTTCGAATGGGTAATGTTCACAAGTTTGTTTATACGCAGATCTAAATTCATTGATATAGTCAATTAGATAAGATTTCGTTCTATCTTGTAAAACAATTGTGAAAAAATATAATCCACCTTTAGTAAAATCGCGACGATAATTAGACATATATTATTCCAAATTGTAGTTCGTAGGGTGGGCTTTAGCCCACCGTTTTATTCATATTTTGATAGTTAATTGGTGGGCTGAAGCCCACCCTACGGGTTACGAGAAACTCAATAACAATTCTCTGTAATATTCATACCGCTTTTGGCTTTGTTCAATCGCCAAAGGCAAGCCTTCGGTAATGGAATTAGTTAAGGTTTCAAATTTGTCTAATATTGAAACGATGCGGTGTTGTTCCTTTAGTGGGGGAATTGGTATTACAACATCAAGTATTTGATCCTTTCTTAAATTTGTCTGATCTGTACCATTATCATATTTTGTCAATTGTTTATTTCTATTTAAAAAATGATTAACAAAACTAGGGAGTAATTCCCCCCCTTTTTTTACTGTAATTCTTCCTATACGTTGATTAAGAGTATATTTGTTGTCTTCTGTTACAAAGAATGTTTTTGCAAGAGCCTTTCCGTTTGGCAAATCACTCATCACAATCAAAATATCCTCTTTAAATAAAGGAACAAGCTGGTCATTACAATATTTTTTTATAGTTCCATTTGTTGAAATAAATTTTGAATTTATAACAATAAATGAACCGTTTTCATCAATATTTTTTTCATGCCCTTTACCATTCTGAAAGTAAGCCACATCAATAAGTTTCTTCTTCCCTCTCCCCGAATTTAATTGTTCTAAACTATCAAAAGATAACAATTTCTCCCTATAGTATTCATATTGTTTCTGGCGTAGTATAAGCTCGCTGGTAAGCGCTGTCAATGCATCCAAAATTCGGACGATTTCGGTTTGGACGGAGAGTGGGGGGATGGGGATTGGAATTTGTTGCAGTTTAGCTTTTGTTAATTTTGCTCGTTCCTTTCCAGCTAAGAATGGAATGAAATTCATATTAGTTAAATAATGGTATAAAAAACGATTATTTAATTTTTCTTTGCCATTCACTACATGGACGTGGTTATTTGCCCAAAATTTACCTACAGCCGATTGGATAGAGTAATTTTCTAGACTAGCAGAACCATCTTCAGCAATTAATACAAATTCGCCATCGTGAGTATATCCCTCGACATAATCTTGGATATTATTTGCACCATAATATGGAATGTTTCCTGATATTCGTAAGGATGATTTAACAGGTTTTCTTGCATTATTAGCAATGTTAGCAACTTCATCTAAAGGCTTCCACTCAACCTCAGCTCCATCCAATAATTTTTCTAAAAAAGTGCGGTTGTTTTTCATCGTATTTCTCGTAGGGCGGATTTCTTCCGCCGTTGTAATATTGATATTCTTTAGGCGGACTGAAGTCCGCCCTACTGTGGTTTATTTTTTCTGATGCAATTTATGTACGGTTGTTTTTTCTAATGCTTTCAATGTAGCTAG
The Haemophilus influenzae DNA segment above includes these coding regions:
- a CDS encoding uracil-DNA glycosylase family protein gives rise to the protein MLKNLDKITSSIIADPQNKDFTARGIFPLFSAPKTARINIVGQAPGLKAEQSRLYWNDKSGDRLRDWLGVDYDYFYNSGMFAVLPMDFYYPGKGQSGDLPPRQGFAEKWHPMILEHLPNIQLTILIGQYAQKYYLPENKDNVTDTVKNYRQFLPHFMPLVHPSPRNQLWIIKNPWFEEQVIPELQILVKQIINKD
- a CDS encoding ATP-binding protein, whose amino-acid sequence is MKNFKYFAQSYVDWVIRLGRLRFSLLGVMILAVLALCTQILFSLFIVHQISWVDIFRSVTFGLLTAPFVIYFFTLLVEKLEHSRLDLSSSVNRLENEIAERIAAQKKLSQALEKLEKNSRDKSTLLATISHEFRTPLNGIVGLSQILLDDELDDLQRNYLKTINISAVSLGYIFSDIIDLEKIDASRIELNRQPTDFPALLNDIYNFASFLAKQKNLIFSLELEQNLPNWLNLDRVRLSQILWNLISNAVKFTDQGNIILKIMRNQDCYHFIVKDTGMGISPEEQKHIFEMYYQVKESRQQSAGSGIGLAISKNLAQLMEGDLTVESERGKGATFHLTLHAQEISEKESVKKNIPSLNILLVEDVDLNIMVAKTILEKLGHHVDVATNGKQAITLFEKNVYDILLLDIKLPDMSGFEIAQYLRENYENGIYDFLPPMIAFTANVMQSEQEYLEMGMDGVLRKPISIKDLYHCLQQFFADEREPIIEVNDTSVFSEKFDLALIETLGKPQILESLSLFKQTMPNYLIQLSKDNMKETEETAHKIKGAAASVGLNHLRQLADTLESAAKNSDIFNCAELIDEIGNLWLEDVEDLLKFCEC
- a CDS encoding YkgB family protein; this translates as MSVFNTFVEFVARIVAPMQRQFINFIRIAIFIVMAWIGGLKVCQYEADGIAHFVSNSPFFSYMYEKGPNLVPNDKGELVMEYTLHKNPEGKMVAKNIEWHKENGTYTASYIIGAIIVTVGILTLAGIWNATAGLAGGLLTFGMSIVTLSFLITTPEAWVPNLGGDLPTPAYGFPYLSGVGRLVIKDIIMMAGGLTAAAECANRILARKK
- a CDS encoding type I restriction endonuclease subunit R, whose protein sequence is MTQYKTIAESNNFIVLDQYNKFVEEPNAGYQTEGILEREFIRDLLAQGYEYLQELNNHDELIKNLRIQLQRLNNVVFSDAEWHRFLEEYLDKPSDSLIEKTRKIHDDYIYDFVFDNGRIQNIYLLDKKNLANNSLQVINQFEQTGSYDNRYDVTILVNGLPLVHIELKKRGVAIREAFNQIHRYSKESFNKENSLFKYIQIFVISNGTDTRYFANTTKRDKNSYDFTMNWATAKNTLIKDLKDFTATFLQKNTLLNVLVNYCVFDVSDTLLIMRPYQIAATERILWKIQSSYLAKNWSNRESGGYIWHTTGSGKTLTSFKASRLATELDFIDKVFFVVDRKDLDYQTMKEYQRFSPDSVNGSENTAGLKRNIEKNDNKIIVTTIQKLNNLMKSEENLPIYQKQVVFIFDEAHRSQFGEAQKNLKRKFKKFYQFGFTGTPIFSENALGAETTASVFGTELHSYVITDAIRDDKVLKFKVDYNDVRPQFKALETEKDPEKLTALEQKQAFLHPERMKEISQYLLNNFKQKTHRLNATGKGFNAMFAVSSVEAAKRYYETLQNLQTEQEKPLRIATIFSFAANEEQDAIGDIPDETFEPTALNSTAKEFLTKAIDDYNHYFGTSYGVDSQSFQNYYRDLAKRVKNQEVDLLIVVGMFLTGFDAPTLNTLFVDKNLRYHGLMQAFSRTNRIYDTTKTFGNIVTFRDLEQNTIDAITLFGDKNTKNVVLEKSYDSYFNGDDNQRGYAEIVEELKESFPDPSVIETEEDKKAFVKLFGEYLRVENILQNYDEFAALQALQAVDLNDPIAMEKFKQVHYVNDEQIAEMLKVPTLPVRAEQDYRSTYNDIRDWLRQRKEGNDKDNSPINWDDVVFEVDLLKSQEINLDYILALIFEHHKKNQDKEVLIDEIRRTVRSSLGNRAKESLIVDFINQTNLDDIPDKASLIDAFFLFAQNEQQKEAEALIQEENLNVDAAKRYISTSLKREYASENGTALNEVLPKMSPLNPQYLTKKQTIFQKIAAFVEKFKGVGGKV
- a CDS encoding REP-associated tyrosine transposase is translated as MSNYRRDFTKGGLYFFTIVLQDRTKSYLIDYINEFRSAYKQTCEHYPFETVAICILPDHIHLLMQLPENDDNYAIRIAYLKTQFTRQLPKECRQFNKNRQKYRESGIWQRRFWEHLIRDDKDLANHLDYIYYNPVKHGYVEVVKDWPYSSFHRDVKAEIYPEDWGGNPDLKIKGDI
- a CDS encoding restriction endonuclease subunit S, with translation MKNNRTFLEKLLDGAEVEWKPLDEVANIANNARKPVKSSLRISGNIPYYGANNIQDYVEGYTHDGEFVLIAEDGSASLENYSIQSAVGKFWANNHVHVVNGKEKLNNRFLYHYLTNMNFIPFLAGKERAKLTKAKLQQIPIPIPPLSVQTEIVRILDALTALTSELILRQKQYEYYREKLLSFDSLEQLNSGRGKKKLIDVAYFQNGKGHEKNIDENGSFIVINSKFISTNGTIKKYCNDQLVPLFKEDILIVMSDLPNGKALAKTFFVTEDNKYTLNQRIGRITVKKGGELLPSFVNHFLNRNKQLTKYDNGTDQTNLRKDQILDVVIPIPPLKEQHRIVSILDKFETLTNSITEGLPLAIEQSQKRYEYYRELLLSFS